The region GCTCCAATGAAGATGAATATTTCACATGGAGGAGTGTGCATCTGTATGTTGGGTGTTCTTCTGTCGTGCGACCCGGCGGCGTATGTGCGACCTGTGGCCCACGCCTCCTATTTGTTCAGGGCGGGCGGCGTGAACTCTGATTCGATCCGGGTATTCAATCCCGCCGCTGAGATGCTCAGTTGACTCCTTAACCTTGATAGGAAGATGGCTTATTCAAGAATTCGTGCATAAGGGTAAGGAACTTTGGATGAACTAATGCGAATGGGTGTAAGCTTCGCTGCTCGGAAACACCCAGTGCTGACCACACTGAGAGACACGAAAGCGCAGGTAACGCCAGTTGGCGAAATGGCGTTAAGCATCCCTAGCGGTACGAAAAGAGAGGTCGTGATGATATCATCTACGTCCGTACCGCTCCTCGTGGAGTAGATCCCGCATCCAACCAAGTCTTTGACCAGGGAACGGGATAATTCCCACTACCGCTGGCAGGCCAGCCGGGCCGTGAGCGCGGTGGGAACGGGCTTCCCAAAAAGCCAGCCCGGGCCGGGGTCAGCATAGAATGAAAGGGACGGCCCTAATGTTGGCTTTGCCAACTTCCTGGGTTGCGGGCGGAGAAAAGCGGACGTGGGGACTCGGGGCGGGGCGCAGCGTAACTAAGAGAGCCATTCCATTTAGGGCGAGAGAAAGTGGGCGGTCTGGTGTCCGCCCCGACTGGCAGCTGCTGGGTCTCCCCATCTCTCCTAAACTTCCCCCGGTCTTCGGCCCGAGCTGTATGAGGCAGAAACTCGTCCCACGTACGGTTCGGAGGCCGAGCCCCACCCCAGCAGTAAGGGTGCGGCTTAGGTCAACTAACACAAAGAAGATACAGTTCACTCAACGATTGCCTTTGGGTTCCGAACTCCATATGGGAAAGGAGCGTTGTTGTTTGCGAGGTCTCGATCATTTACATGGACCCACTTCTCATTCCATTTGTGGGAATTTGATGATCTATACACCGTCCCTAACGAACGATCGGCTCAGGTTTGAGCATGATGAATCACTTCGTGCCGACCTGTTGCCAATAAACTTTCCGGCCTCATATGAGAATGGAAAACTGGAGCATTTTCTGCATCGGTGGATGAAGAATCGAGAACATAAGAATTTATGGTTGACCATGTTCCCAGAAAAAAGATACTTTCGAGAAACGACGAACACGACTGAAGTGGCTATACATACAAATCTATTTACGGATCTATATGCTCCGATTGGAACTGGAAGTTCCAGAACAGGTGGCTGGTATACTACCATAATGAAACttccttttattttttttattcggATCGGATTTCTGTTGGCTTCGCTGGGGGGCTCGCATAGTTTGTTACGTCAGCTACAAAAGGATAAGTTGCGTTGGAATCGAAAAGGTTCCGTGGAGTTCATAATTGCATAAAAGGAGTCAAAGTAGTGGCTGCGGCGCGTTGAGGCACCTCTTCGACGGTCCTCGTACGCCCGGCCTGACGGCCCGCTCTGAAGAATTCATGGATCGGCGGCGAGACAGAATAGGCGGGCACTACTAACCAAGTCAAGCCCAGCTCTCGCCGATAGGCGGGGGGAGCTTTCTTCCAAGCCTTGCCTTATATAATAGTTGTGGCCATGGCGCTTTAATATCggaaaaataaaaatttactgCGAGACAGCGAATGAGACAGCATCTGAGTCTCGCTTAGTCGTGAGCGTTCACCGGGTGGACCGAGTTGGTAAAGACACAGAGGTTCCGAAGGAACGAGCCGTGAGGGTAGGTTCGCGAGCAATCATCATACGAAAACGAACCAACTACAACTTTGTTCGGCGGAACCACTTGCGCTTATTGTGGGAGATCCGGGAAGCTACCTAAATGGAGAGCCCCCGCGTGCACGGGTGGTTGATAAACACGTATTGGGCAGCTGTCAATGGATTCTGTGATCGAATGTCCAACTTTCTATAGTTTAGGAGTGAATGGGCTAAGCCAGAGTCTTCCTGACTTGCGGGACTGGTTAAAGCAATTCCCCTTATCTTACTAGATCTTAACTGATAACTaaagattttatttatttaataaagcAGCCACCTCTTTCTGGTGTGCAGAGCTAGACAGAAGGCTTCTTAAGACATCGCTTTCATACTCCACTCTCTAGTTCACTGATTGATCCTTCCGCTTTTGTAAAAGGGTTCGGATCATTAGGCTTTGCTCAACCTCCCCTCAGGGATCGCGGAGTCAGGTAGATCAACTGCTTGTACATATCTCCTGGCAAAAGAATATCCCCTCACTAAACCTCAGAATATCTCATCCCGAGGTCTTAGCCGAGGCTTGGCTTTACGCCCCTTGGTCTTTCTTTTCTCGTTTTAGTAAAAGGCCTCCGGCTGCAGCAAGGCTATCTTGAATTCCAATTTTCAATGAAATAAATGCATTCCTCTGTATTCTGTTGTGCTCAGCGAGCGGATAAAGCCCAGGATGGGAAGTCGCATCTTTTTCGGAGTTGAATCGGGAATCCTACTCTAAATAAAAGAATCTAATCGCGGGCTCTCAGGTGGCAAAGGTCTTCTTTACCTTACCGCTTTCCAGTCATCCATGCAGCTCCTACAAGAAAAGGGTCTTCGGCCAGCTTTCTATCTTACTGTAGTATAGTACATAATGCCGATCTATAGAAAATGGAAAAGAAAGATTCTTCCTTTTGGGGAAAACAGAGATGGAACGATTGATAGATGGTGTCCGTAGGGGCTATTCTCTATGGGCCCTTCAAGTATGCTTCTTTTCCTTTGAGGTCAGAAGAACAGTGGTCAGGTAACAAAACATGGCACTAAATGGAAGCGAGCATCCTGTAAAGGTTTGATTCAAAGAGATAGGTATCCGTTTCGAAGAGCTTGTTCCCCCTCCCCCCTCTTTCTTATAATTAAACATTTCTGATATGTTCTGCATTTTGTTCGCCCACTCTTCATTCAGGGTGGTTAGAACCAGGAGAGGATCTTCCACCTTTACTTTAACTTTAATTAAGGTCATAGCACCAGCACCTGAACGCTTACTCTTACTGCTCTTCTCAGGTTCACCCCTTTTTCTTATCTTAGGATTGGCCGCCCTGAGGTTCTTGTTTGGAGTCATTTGTTTATCACAGAACAAGTCCCCCTCAGTCACTGCCATAGTTGACCCAGTATCAACTCTTTCTTCCAGATGAGATGGGCGGGTTCAGTCTGATTTTAAAATGCCGTTGACTTCGACCTTTAGCGATTCGCCCCTGAACCTAGAAAAACCCTATGATGCCTTcaatttaagaaaagaagttttcTTAGACTACGGCTTAGAGAATCCCGATCATGGTCTTACCAACCTGAAACAATTTCATCAAATTCTAAGAGATGACCTCTCTTTCTTAGACGAGGCGCcttcagagtataagtacaagTATAATGTACTTAGCTCAAATATAGGCGCTCTTCTGAAAGATAAACGGATAGCCTATGAGACCTGCCAATGATACGAAGAGCTTTGCTACCCCGGCTCAGAGAAAGGTCTACTTGCTTGCCAAAGAAGCTTCGGTTTTTGGGTGGGGGTCTTTGTTGAGAATTCGTAAGTAACTGAGTGAGTGCTTGAAGGACTTGGCCTGGAAGAATCAAATGAAATACGAACAACCGCGCTGGTCGTAATAGATCGACTTTCATGCTCCAGCGTGAAAGTTCCATTTCAGGGAAGGACGACGTACTATGATACTTTCAGTTTTGTCGAGCCTTGCTTTGGTCTCTGCTTTGATGGTTGTACGTGCTAAAAATCCGGTACATTCCGTTTCGTTTTCCATCCCAGTCTTTCGCAACACTTCAGGTTTACTTCTTTTGTTAGGTCTCGACTTTTTCGCTATGATCTTCCCAGTAGTTTATATAGGAGCTATAGCCGTTTCATTCCTATTCGTTGTTATGATGTTCCATATTCAAATAGCGGAGATTCACGAAGAAGTATTGCGCTATTTACCAGTGAGTGGTATTATTGGACTGATCTTTTGGTGGGAAATGTTCTTCATTTTAGATAATGAAAGCATTCCATTACTACCAACCCAAAGAAATACGACCTCTCTGAGATATATGGTTTATGCCGGAAAGGTACGAAGTTGGACTAATTTGGAAACATTGGGCAATTTACTTTATACTTACTATTCCGTCTGGTTTTTGGTTCCTAGTCTGATTTTATTAGTAGCCATGATTGGGGCTATAGTACTGACTATGCATAGGACTACTAAGGTGAAAAGACAGGATGTATTCCGACGAAATGCTATTGATTCTAGGAGGACTATAATGAGGAGGACGACAGACCCACTCACGATCGACTAAACGGAGAAGTCGCGCCGAAAGGAGCATATTGGTTCGAATCCAATTCGTGAGAAGAGTCCAGGCGAGAGACTATAACAGTCAAAAGGCCTTCGGCTAAAATACAATACAAATAGTCATAGAGCTCGTTGTTTCACTCATAAAAGATGATGGATAAGCAGTCGGTACGGGAGAGCAGCTACAGTTATTTTAGCGAGCAAATTCCCCCACTAGGTGTGGGGGAATGCCGCGCCTTACCATCCTGGCCATTCTGACTTACCATATCCATGTCATTACCTGGGACACCATCTCCCCTTTTCTTTTTATGTGCAGCCTTTCTTTTGAGTTGCATCTAGTTCAGTAGGTGCCCTGATAGTCGTTCAAGTCAAGCTGCTTCCTTCTCTCCTTGCAGTCGAGCCTATTACTAACCTTGTTCATCCTTAGAATGCAAGGGTTTACTCTTCAGTCTTCGGCAGGAGGATAAGTGGATTCCCTTCCAAAGAACAAGGAATCCTTGATGCTTCTCAAATGTCTTGAAGAATGCTCTCCTTGATGTGAGGTAAATGTGAGGGAAAGAAAGAAGTTCAGGGGTAAGTCAGTTCACAGTGAAACTCCGAGAGGAGAGTCTTCATTCCACTCCGACCCTAGTTAGCCGAGTAGCTTGAAAGTAATCTACCTTTAGTGAATAGCTATCTTAGTTCTCCCCAATACTGATTAGTTGGTCGAGCACCCTGTCCCCTATTCCTTCGATCGAAACTGGCAACTTAACGTCTTCCCCCCTCCCTGGGGTATTGGGGGGGTATCCCCTCTCCGTCTTAGTTTGTATAGAGTCATCTTCCCTCCCATACTTGAGTAAGTACCTCAAAAACCTTTAAGTAAAGCCTTGGGAACTATATCTTATGTTTTTGATCCTTCCTCTGTTGAGCTAGGAACCTACCCACTTTGTAAAGCTTCTCTCTGTTATTAAACCCGCTCCCAATTCTTTTGAGCGAGCAAGCTCGTTTCCGAAGCCAATATTCGATCTTTCCTCACTAGTTATAAAATGCCCTGGCTACTCGTTATGAGTTACCCAGTCTTACCCTACTATCCGTCTAGTCTTTCCAGGACTGGTTAAAGCAAGAAGCCCTCTTTCTTCTGTCTTAGTCGATCGAGGTGATTATATCTCAGGTGATTCCCCGGTTGAGGGTTACCCCATTTCTGATTCCGAACTAGATTCTGATTCTCTTTCTGATGTTGGAACCCCCTCTGCTGCTTAGCCGAGCTTCTTTCTTTGAAGCTTTTAGCCGAGCACCCTTCTTTGGCTCATCCACATTGGAATATCATACTTTCCAGCTTCTAAATAGCCATTTACTTTAGACTAGCTTTACATTACGAAATACCACTCGGGGAGTTCGAGGGAAGACCCCAGAACCCGATCTACAGCCGAATAGCAAGTCGTACGTAAGCATACAAACTTCGAGCAGAACTCAAAGCGATCATAGCGCTGATTCCCTTACCTACATAGCCATTCTTGCAGATCCGGGCGTTGCGTGCTTGTTTTGCAAGATTTAGCTTTCAGTTCGTAGACTGGATCAAAGATGTGTTCAGCTTGATTCGTTGGTGCAGTCACTTCATCATCTTATGATTTGAAACTCGATTCCGCCTACACAAACAACGTAGTTGTTGCTTGGTGAGTCCCTTCATTTGCTTTGTGTGCTCCTTCGGCTTTATAGTAGCAAGATCTGGCTTTTGGTTTGAAGATTGATAGCAGAATCCGCTCCCGGGTCGTCGCCCTCTATAGTTTcatatctaaggaagaaccaaagaatgtctatgcaggaggagctaaaccaatttgaaaggaacaatgtatgaaagatggtacccaagcctaaaggaaagaatccaatagacaccaaatggatATTTAGAAATAAGATGGATCAAAATGGCAttgtagtcaggaacaaagctagattggttgctaagggctattgtcaacaagaaggaatagattttgatgaaacctttgcttctgttgcaagacttgaagccatcagaatcttcatAGCCTATGCAGcgcatgccaatttcaaggtctatcaaatggatgtcaagtgTGTCTTTCTagatggagatttggaggaggaagtctatgtcagtcagcctcctggttttgaagatccaaatttacctgatcatgtatactatctcttgaaagcactttatggattgaagcaagcacctagagcctggtatgacactttgtcaaagtttcttttagagaatcactatactagaggtactgtagacaaaactttattctttagaaatgttaatggctctagcatacttgttcaaatttatgtaaatgacattatttttggctctacagatgaaattttttgcaaaaagtttgccaaattgatgcaaagtaagtatgaaatgagcatgatgggagaactaacttactttcttggtttgtaagttaagaaagttagtgatggaatattcattagtcaaactaaatacatttatgatcttttaaagaagtttgaactaatggattgcacatctgcaaaaactcccatggccactacaactaaacttgaattaaacactactgaaaagtctgtggatatttcaagttatagaggcatggttggctcactatacttaacagctagtaggccatatataatgtttgctacatgtctttgtgctagatttcaggctgatcctagagaatctcatttaattgctattaagagaattttcagatatctcaaaggtacaccaaaacttggcatttggtaccctagagattctggttttgatctaactggttattcagatgcagattatgcatgttttagaattgatagaaaaagtacaataggaacctgtcaatttctaggaaacaagcttgtgtcctggttcagtaaaaagcaaaattcagtttctacttctacagcagaagctgaatatattgctacttgcagttgctatgcacagattctgtggatgaaaaaccaatttctagactatggtctacaagtggaaagaatttccattttctgtgataacacaagtgcaattgccatcactgagaatccagtacaacattcaagaacaaagcacatagacatcaagtactacttcataagggaacatgtaatgaatggtactgtggaactatattttgttccaagtgaaaaacagcttgcagatatattaaccaagccactggatgaatcaaccttttcaaggttggtaagtgagttaggtatgcttaattactcttgaatattttcagatattttgcaagttgtaatgcagccagaaatctaattgatttttcagtgttggatgaaattttggctaagtcaaaatttacatcccgactgatgatcattatccatcgagtttgatcatccgtcggaatacaatttgttaataaaagcaattatttttcttgaatttttataactcgacggataactgatttatcctcatccgtcgaattgtctcattcCTAGCTGTTGATTTtctaaacattatccatcaagtatacttacagtttgtaagcataacacgacggataagtgatggaatttttacattttatttttaaaacggctattttgggcaatttttattggtcactttattttactttattatttttaacagttattttttagatagtataaaagcaaaattcattttcattacttttcttttatcattctcaattcatctgctctaacttctttctttttcaaaagcaattaccctttctctctctctctgcaactcttactctctaacaatggcaccagtcgtcaaaatcatgtctcaaactggctttatctatgagaagaacaattttacggctctagtgaacaaggggattcaacagtctggcgactaccacaaaatgatggattttgtgcaaggctgtaagctcaaatatgccatgctagagtctcccactatctactgtgaggttgtggaggaaatttggacaactgcggtgtacaactcaactgacaagaccatcactttcactattaaaggtaaggaattctgtgttaatagtgacattgttaaagcatgctttaagattcctgataatactgtctctactccacacacagacactgatattgttaacatgttaaactccatgggttatgcactctccacctctaaattaagtgaaattaggagattgggtcttagaaaagaatggagttttctgtgtgatgtagttactaaagtattttctagtaaaattagcaattttgattttgttaatatctccatgctcaatatgctctacatgctagtaactgataaatacttcaattttagtgatctagtcttgtttgagttggggtttaagttaggggagcttaataagaggggtaagaatgtttattttactagatttttcatgatgcttgctaaccacctctctgaggatattgtgtttgagaacccaaccaataagttagattgttgggttcaagaaagaagaattattacAGATCCCAATAAATCAGATCACCACAAAGAAGTGCCATtcttctattttccagtaatggaggcacctcaggtaagtgaggtaattttaactgtctctactcttccaacctcaaacacttctttgccttctagtgtagcagtggcatctgtgtctatgaccagacagatgcctacccaagctaccaaaaccaaagtttcaaaatcaaagacaaagaaagccccctctggtgtctctcaaaagatgccagttgtaaaatccactaaataaaaagaggggagtgtgaaggtgggaaagacaggtgaggaacagggtgaaaattaaagaagccctaaggataaggatggtgagcatagtgtacccaaaccaagccacaccacagtttcccaacaaactgtggttgttaataaggataaaagctcaattctagtttcatcctcccaaaaggatgtaactattgaaacaagctctcaaccaggatcacaaaacaaaaggggtagggacacaagttcaccacaaacctacacaagaaagaagaaatctaaaacccttggggatgcacagggtacacacacagtgcaaactggagctaaagacccagtcattgcaccatctcaaagtcaaattgatgtggctccaacaaatgtggagtcacagccaaaatctgtacaaagtgaaacacctcaaacactaaattctcccacacactctttggatgttgacatgattcaaacatcacacCCATATTCTCCAtatttaactctgttggagaagccaaaaatccatgcaagtgagcatcatcttctagataatttgttggctcacttgccatttctttctgagactgttgagacatctatgccaaaattttcatcaatctgcacagagtccacagtagtctccactccaaactcattcatttctactcactcgatggatattgttcatccatcgagtagtgattatatcctgacagatgtgcctaacagcagtcatccgtcggatagtcaaattactaactcgatggatatttctcatccatcgggtgtctctacataacttcaaagttcaactatagtcacaagtgcagatgacttagtaattgtgcaatcactattaaGATTGAGGGAAGttagtgacttgagtgagagtctgggttgcccccaggaaaaaggagagaaaaagagtgatccaatgcaatccatttcttcaggactggcaaaagtgagtgtgaggagtctcaccttagatggtgaaggtgagggtgtgagggtggggagccaaggtgagaccttgatgcaagaaaagagagataatgagagaaatgcaggtacagggGACATAATggtggatgtcattgtaagtgagttaatgaatgtccaggatgcagacaaggaaggactatctcagcaaactcaagctgttatagattctacctccttaaatgctga is a window of Apium graveolens cultivar Ventura chromosome 11, ASM990537v1, whole genome shotgun sequence DNA encoding:
- the LOC141696806 gene encoding cytochrome c biogenesis CcmF C-terminal-like mitochondrial protein, yielding MKGTALMLALPTSWVAGGEKRTWGLGAGRSVTKRAIPFRARESGRSGVRPDWQLLGLPISPKLPPVFGPSCMRQKLVPRTVRRPSPTPAVRVRLRSTNTKKIQFTQRLPLGSELHMGKERCCLRGLDHLHGPTSHSICGNLMIYTPSLTNDRLRFEHDESLRADLLPINFPASYENGKLEHFLHRWMKNREHKNLWLTMFPEKRYFRETTNTTEVAIHTNLFTDLYAPIGTGSSRTGGWYTTIMKLPFIFFIRIGFLLASLGGSHSLLRQLQKDKLRWNRKGSVEFIIA